From a region of the Bacillota bacterium genome:
- a CDS encoding YvrJ family protein — MQDVQWLANFGFAAVVAGYVLVRLEPALKDLNKSVNLLAIVVAKTNGVDYEEVKRDFMNGA; from the coding sequence ATGCAAGATGTGCAGTGGTTAGCCAATTTCGGCTTTGCAGCAGTGGTGGCCGGTTATGTGTTGGTGCGGTTGGAGCCAGCGCTAAAGGATCTCAACAAATCGGTTAACCTGCTTGCAATTGTTGTTGCAAAGACCAATGGCGTGGATTATGAGGAAGTGAAAAGGGACTTTATGAATGGGGCGTGA
- a CDS encoding TraB/GumN family protein, protein MDGKEIILLGTAHVSKKSVDEVKELIQAEKPDTVCVELCQSRYQAVTDADRWRNTDIFKIVKDGKALLLLVNLMVSSYQKKLAKQFDIQPGQEMIQGIESANDVGATLCLADRDIQTTMLRLWRSMGLWGKLTLFYQIIASMFVSEDISEEELEKMKSEDMLTSALNELSEHSPQFKSVLIDERDKYLAQKIKTAPGNKVVAVLGAGHVPGIKQELAHDHDLEQLSVMAPASKMIKIMAWAIPVLILGLIATTLSVDRSAGIDQLVSWILWNGSLSALGALIALGHPLSILTAFIASPISSLSPLLAAGWFAGLTEALVRKPSVQDFENISEDVLSLKGFWRNKVTHVLLVVVLTNLGSLIGTMIGGADVIKKFINVFFG, encoded by the coding sequence ATGGACGGCAAGGAGATAATTCTTCTGGGGACAGCCCATGTTTCCAAAAAAAGTGTTGATGAGGTTAAAGAGTTAATTCAGGCAGAAAAACCAGATACTGTTTGTGTAGAGTTGTGCCAGTCCCGGTACCAGGCTGTTACTGATGCTGACAGGTGGAGGAATACTGACATATTTAAGATTGTTAAAGATGGCAAAGCCCTGTTACTGTTGGTTAACCTGATGGTGTCCTCTTACCAGAAAAAGCTGGCCAAGCAGTTTGACATTCAACCTGGCCAGGAAATGATCCAGGGGATTGAGTCGGCCAATGATGTTGGGGCCACCCTATGTCTGGCCGACCGGGATATTCAAACCACCATGCTGCGGTTATGGCGAAGTATGGGCCTTTGGGGAAAACTGACACTGTTTTATCAAATTATAGCAAGTATGTTTGTCAGTGAAGATATAAGCGAGGAAGAGCTGGAGAAAATGAAGAGCGAGGATATGTTGACCTCGGCCTTAAATGAGTTATCTGAGCATTCTCCCCAATTCAAGTCTGTTTTAATAGATGAAAGAGATAAATACTTGGCCCAGAAAATTAAAACGGCCCCGGGAAACAAGGTGGTGGCTGTTTTGGGAGCCGGCCATGTTCCCGGGATTAAGCAAGAGCTGGCCCATGACCACGATTTGGAACAGCTGTCTGTGATGGCACCTGCTTCCAAAATGATAAAAATAATGGCCTGGGCCATACCGGTGCTTATACTGGGCTTAATTGCCACTACTCTTTCTGTGGACAGGTCCGCGGGCATCGACCAACTTGTAAGCTGGATTCTTTGGAACGGTTCCTTGTCCGCCTTAGGCGCTTTAATTGCCCTTGGTCATCCCCTCTCCATACTGACGGCATTTATAGCTTCACCCATTAGTTCTTTAAGTCCCCTCCTGGCAGCCGGTTGGTTTGCTGGTCTTACAGAGGCACTGGTGAGAAAGCCAAGTGTGCAGGATTTCGAGAACATTTCCGAGGATGTATTGTCGCTCAAGGGCTTTTGGCGTAACAAAGTGACTCATGTGTTGTTGGTGGTTGTTTTGACTAATTTGGGCAGCTTAATTGGTACTATGATAGGGGGAGCAGATGTAATCAAAAAATTTATAAATGTTTTTTTTGGTTAA
- a CDS encoding N-acetylmuramoyl-L-alanine amidase — MVCVMPERLLIARWTVATFPLSLLRGDTMKKVFICAGHGGRYTGAVSANGKYIEKDNNLAIARAIHGREINVPGVVFTYARLKDIHFSNNLMDDLIHRCHMANQSGADIFIAIHQNADIHQKGYGAETFSLAEVGEGRKIATAVQKKMVVNTDLYDRGIKTANFVVLRETAMPAILVEAGFVGGDPEEARYVSQQGTISKIAEGILMGLCDYLGVEYGYKPKWSPQQEVDRLVEDGVINTPRDHKQQVSWGEFATVLNRARDGRIILC; from the coding sequence TTGGTCTGCGTGATGCCGGAGAGGCTCTTGATTGCCAGGTGGACGGTAGCAACCTTCCCTTTATCACTGTTAAGAGGTGATACCATGAAAAAAGTATTTATTTGTGCAGGACATGGCGGCCGTTACACCGGCGCCGTGTCTGCTAATGGAAAATATATTGAGAAGGACAATAATCTGGCCATTGCCAGGGCCATCCATGGCAGGGAAATAAATGTGCCTGGAGTTGTATTTACGTATGCCCGGTTGAAGGATATCCATTTCAGTAATAACCTTATGGACGATCTTATCCATCGTTGTCACATGGCTAACCAAAGCGGCGCTGATATTTTTATAGCCATCCACCAGAACGCTGATATCCACCAGAAGGGATATGGTGCTGAAACGTTCAGCTTGGCCGAGGTTGGCGAAGGTCGTAAAATTGCCACAGCAGTGCAGAAAAAGATGGTGGTAAATACAGACCTCTATGACCGCGGTATTAAGACCGCCAATTTTGTTGTGCTCCGGGAAACTGCCATGCCGGCGATCTTGGTGGAAGCCGGGTTCGTAGGTGGCGATCCTGAGGAGGCAAGGTATGTTTCACAGCAGGGGACAATCAGTAAAATTGCGGAAGGAATATTGATGGGCCTGTGTGATTACCTGGGGGTTGAGTACGGTTATAAACCAAAATGGAGCCCACAGCAGGAAGTTGATAGGCTTGTAGAAGATGGGGTTATTAATACCCCGCGTGATCATAAGCAGCAGGTTAGCTGGGGAGAGTTTGCCACTGTATTGAACCGTGCCAGGGATGGCAGGATTATCTTGTGTTAG
- a CDS encoding phage tail family protein gives MSLNVDSNGVLQPLGLKWIRDNRFELIPGLRKYTEEIPGRDGAISFGANLRPRILTATVGRKVSMDALSDDYRATVFDQIAAQLNPLNGEQVLTFFDEPEKVYKVELSDVVDIPRGRGYIEFDLSFEVLDPYKIGAVQKTLTGSGAATNSGTVATPFTLTIQGSVTDPSVTVGGYTISYVGTIGSGSTLVVDTGKMTAVLDGANALPNYNGVFPKLQPGDNEVTAAAAGITTLNWYDRWL, from the coding sequence ATGTCACTAAATGTGGATTCAAACGGCGTCTTACAGCCACTCGGGCTTAAATGGATACGTGACAATAGATTTGAGCTTATTCCCGGGCTGCGTAAGTATACGGAGGAAATACCAGGCCGGGATGGGGCGATATCCTTTGGTGCTAACTTGCGCCCACGAATTTTAACTGCAACTGTAGGCAGGAAAGTATCCATGGATGCATTGAGCGACGATTACAGGGCAACCGTCTTTGATCAAATAGCAGCGCAGCTTAATCCTTTGAATGGTGAGCAGGTGTTAACTTTTTTCGATGAGCCGGAAAAGGTATACAAGGTTGAACTTTCCGATGTTGTTGATATCCCCCGGGGGCGTGGTTATATTGAGTTTGACCTGTCTTTTGAAGTGCTAGACCCTTATAAAATTGGGGCGGTGCAAAAAACGTTAACAGGGAGTGGAGCGGCGACTAACTCAGGAACCGTGGCCACTCCTTTTACTTTAACCATCCAGGGTTCAGTAACTGACCCCAGTGTCACCGTGGGCGGTTATACCATTAGTTATGTTGGGACCATAGGTTCTGGTAGTACACTCGTGGTTGACACGGGAAAGATGACTGCAGTGCTGGACGGTGCCAATGCTCTACCGAACTATAATGGTGTTTTCCCCAAGCTTCAACCTGGAGATAATGAAGTGACTGCGGCAGCGGCTGGCATCACGACTTTAAATTGGTATGATCGTTGGCTGTAA
- a CDS encoding copper amine oxidase N-terminal domain-containing protein — MPMIWKQKVALALALVIIIMSVPTASFGATQEEIHDRIMFMHQQIEEMEVNSVYSNVYVNSSWIDLNLVSTTGSVTTYTYSNGNPTPTKNSFTISPKSFDFALEKIVRYVLGNVANTYRQEPLNTEMTMITHKRTTVPIYVYGPFKEQALHEINLGLPDCFNIEYDTSRGRSDPVKPISMPVVEKTLEAIFSLNSTTYTINNETKTMDAQPVIQDERTYVPVRYLAYALGATEDDVRWDEVSKTVTLSIGGITEQLTLGSKTLLVNGESIEMEATPFAEDGRTYLPARWVAEPLGAQVDWNLETGETKVIITE; from the coding sequence ATGCCTATGATATGGAAACAGAAAGTTGCGCTGGCGTTGGCTTTGGTAATTATTATAATGTCAGTACCAACCGCAAGTTTTGGCGCTACCCAGGAAGAAATACATGACCGTATAATGTTTATGCACCAACAGATTGAAGAGATGGAAGTGAACAGCGTTTATAGCAACGTTTATGTAAATTCATCCTGGATAGACCTAAACCTAGTATCCACAACAGGCTCTGTCACCACATATACTTATAGCAATGGCAATCCTACCCCAACCAAAAACAGCTTCACTATTTCGCCCAAGTCCTTCGACTTTGCCTTAGAAAAAATTGTCCGCTACGTTCTTGGTAATGTGGCAAATACCTATCGACAAGAACCATTAAACACAGAAATGACCATGATAACCCACAAAAGAACAACTGTCCCTATATACGTCTACGGCCCGTTTAAGGAACAGGCGCTTCATGAAATAAACCTTGGCCTGCCTGATTGTTTCAATATTGAATATGATACCAGCAGGGGCAGAAGTGATCCCGTAAAGCCAATATCTATGCCCGTTGTCGAAAAAACGCTAGAAGCAATCTTTTCCTTGAATAGTACGACATATACCATAAATAATGAAACCAAAACAATGGACGCTCAACCTGTTATTCAGGACGAAAGGACTTATGTACCTGTGCGATATTTAGCCTATGCACTGGGTGCTACCGAAGATGATGTTAGGTGGGACGAAGTATCAAAAACAGTGACTTTAAGCATAGGTGGCATTACCGAACAGTTGACGCTGGGCTCAAAAACATTATTAGTTAACGGTGAATCTATTGAAATGGAAGCAACGCCATTCGCTGAAGACGGTAGAACATATCTCCCAGCACGGTGGGTAGCTGAACCATTAGGCGCGCAAGTCGATTGGAATTTAGAAACCGGTGAAACTAAGGTAATTATTACTGAGTAG
- a CDS encoding S-layer homology domain-containing protein: MRKFGCIVLAIFFSFSIAVAPAMAGKGNGKSGGSGSSNSKSNKSKTHHEAPAKGNKGKEKEKRGNNVNTKKDEQRVQIRQRIEERKAQVEQKEFKDTEKHWAKNAIQQAQSCGLISGYPDGEFKPDEPVSNVDAMVMAVRIAELLNGEDVTVQEEAAEENPDETTEGLEEDQAEDTTVDQEEVDEDINETEEEVDEGEDEGTAEEDASQDILEYAEEAAQKAAGLKMININRFHSHVQASRAGAAVFIAKASGLEPMDASDLGFSDSILISPEDAGYIMALKQEGIISGTPDGKFNPNSAITRAEMAAMMARLIEEQTPEEEEQTDEEETNEEDSAVDGVTEGQTDESDTVNETDDSEESTDETGVEQDNQVTEDTQVTE; this comes from the coding sequence ATGAGGAAATTTGGGTGCATTGTATTAGCAATATTTTTTTCGTTTTCTATCGCAGTAGCACCAGCTATGGCTGGTAAAGGAAACGGTAAATCCGGAGGTTCAGGTTCAAGTAATAGTAAGTCGAATAAAAGCAAGACACACCATGAGGCGCCAGCCAAGGGTAATAAGGGTAAAGAGAAAGAAAAAAGAGGTAACAATGTCAACACAAAAAAGGACGAACAGAGAGTCCAGATTCGTCAACGCATTGAAGAAAGGAAAGCTCAAGTTGAGCAAAAGGAATTTAAGGACACTGAAAAACATTGGGCAAAGAATGCTATTCAACAGGCTCAAAGTTGTGGTTTAATCAGTGGATATCCCGATGGGGAATTTAAACCGGATGAACCTGTGAGCAATGTTGATGCAATGGTTATGGCAGTTAGAATAGCAGAATTACTAAACGGTGAAGATGTCACTGTGCAGGAAGAGGCTGCTGAGGAAAACCCTGATGAAACTACTGAGGGTCTAGAGGAAGATCAAGCGGAAGATACAACTGTGGATCAAGAGGAAGTTGATGAAGATATAAACGAAACCGAAGAAGAGGTTGACGAAGGCGAAGATGAAGGCACGGCGGAAGAGGATGCCTCACAAGATATCCTTGAGTATGCTGAGGAAGCAGCCCAGAAAGCTGCTGGGCTAAAAATGATAAATATCAATAGGTTCCACAGCCATGTTCAAGCTTCTAGGGCTGGGGCCGCAGTTTTCATAGCTAAAGCATCTGGATTGGAGCCGATGGATGCTTCCGACCTAGGGTTTTCAGATAGTATCTTAATATCTCCTGAAGATGCTGGCTATATCATGGCACTTAAGCAGGAGGGAATAATCAGCGGTACACCAGATGGCAAGTTTAATCCTAACAGTGCTATTACAAGGGCCGAGATGGCGGCAATGATGGCACGTTTAATCGAGGAACAGACTCCTGAGGAAGAAGAGCAAACGGATGAAGAGGAAACAAATGAAGAAGACTCTGCCGTAGATGGAGTTACTGAAGGACAAACGGATGAAAGCGATACTGTTAATGAAACTGATGACAGCGAAGAAAGTACAGATGAAACCGGTGTCGAACAAGATAATCAAGTTACTGAGGACACTCAGGTAACAGAGTAA
- the cysC gene encoding adenylyl-sulfate kinase has protein sequence MTDPKGVTVWFTGLSGAGKTTVAKKIEELLKKENSRVERLDGDMVRTYLTRDLGFSREDRNENIYRNSFVASLLTRNGVITLCSFISPYRKARKEARKLIGNFIEVYVNAPLEVCRDRDIKGLYARAVAGEIPQFTGITDPYEPPVNPEIELRTDRETVEESAAKVISYLRDKDYISPL, from the coding sequence ATGACAGACCCAAAAGGCGTAACCGTGTGGTTTACCGGTCTTAGCGGAGCCGGAAAAACTACTGTGGCCAAAAAGATAGAAGAACTCTTGAAAAAAGAAAACTCCCGTGTAGAAAGGCTGGACGGGGATATGGTCAGGACGTACCTTACCCGTGACCTGGGGTTTAGCAGAGAAGACCGGAACGAAAATATCTACCGCAATAGTTTTGTGGCTTCCCTGCTTACCAGAAACGGGGTTATCACCTTATGTAGTTTCATATCGCCCTACCGTAAAGCCCGAAAAGAAGCCCGGAAACTTATCGGTAATTTTATTGAGGTATATGTCAATGCCCCCTTGGAAGTATGCCGGGACAGAGACATAAAAGGTCTTTATGCTAGGGCTGTTGCCGGAGAAATACCCCAATTCACCGGTATAACTGACCCTTATGAACCCCCGGTAAACCCGGAAATAGAACTGCGAACTGACCGGGAAACCGTTGAAGAAAGTGCAGCAAAGGTTATCAGTTATCTAAGGGATAAAGATTATATAAGCCCTCTTTAG
- a CDS encoding SinR family protein, whose translation MAIYMISYDLNEPGQNYDDLIQRIQGLGAWAHALKSAWFVETSMPAKEIFDYLYEAVDETDDLLITELKGLWWGKLDREVLDWLKQRLP comes from the coding sequence TTGGCGATTTATATGATAAGTTACGATCTCAACGAACCAGGACAAAATTATGACGACCTTATACAACGGATTCAAGGCCTCGGTGCATGGGCTCATGCTTTAAAATCTGCTTGGTTTGTTGAAACTTCTATGCCTGCAAAGGAGATTTTCGATTACTTATATGAAGCAGTTGATGAAACTGATGACTTGCTTATTACAGAACTCAAAGGGCTATGGTGGGGAAAACTAGACCGGGAGGTATTAGATTGGCTCAAGCAACGACTACCTTAG